The nucleotide window TACGAGATTTCCGCCGGCGTCATCGACGGGCCGCGGTCCGTTGTCTGGGACGAGGCGGAGAACCGGCTGCACGCGCAGAAGGCGCTGATGGTCTGGCTCATGGAGCGCTCGTGACCACCGTGCCGGCACCGCGGCAAGCCGTTGCCCAACCGACTGGTCAGCCTCCTGTTCAGCCAACCACGAAGATCGCCCGCCAGGCCCGGATCACCGCCCTGCTGACCGCGCAGTCGGTAAGGTCCCAGTCTGAACTGGCGGAATTGCTGGCGGATGACGGTCTCCAGGTGGCCCAGGCGACGCTGTCGCGTGACCTTGTCGAGCTGGGAGCCGTGCGCGTCCGCGGCAAGGACGGCGCGTTGGTTTATGCCGTTCCCGGCGAGGGCGGCGGGCGTGCCCCGCAGAGCGGCGTCACGCAGGAAATCCTGGACAGCAGGTTATCCCGGCTGTGTGGAGAGCTTTTGGTGACGGCTGAGGCGTCGGGGAACCTGGTGGTCCTGCGTACGCCGCCGGGAGCCGCGAACTTCCTGGCGCTGGCCATCGACCATTCGGTCATGCCGTCCGTGCTCGGTACGATCGCCGGAGACGACACCATCCTGCTGGTCACTCGTGATCCTGCCGGCGGCGCCGAGGTGGCCGCCCGGTTCCTGCAGTTCGCACACGAAGCGTCCTGAATACCCGATTTTCTGAACACCACCGAACCAACCCACAACACACAAGAGGAGCTACCCAAGTGACTGAACGCATTGTCCTCGCCTACTCAGGCGGACTGGATACGTCCGTGGCCATCGGCTGGATCGCCGAAGCAACCGGAGCGGAAGTGGTGGCTGTCGCCGTCGACGTCGGACAGGGCGGTGAATCGCTCGAGACCATCCGCCAGCGTGCACTGGGTTGCGGCGCTGTCGAAGCCTACGTGGCGGACGCACGTGATGAGTTCGCGAACGAGTACTGCATGCCCACCCTGCGAGCTAACGCGCTCTACATGGAC belongs to Arthrobacter tumbae and includes:
- a CDS encoding arginine repressor; its protein translation is MPAPRQAVAQPTGQPPVQPTTKIARQARITALLTAQSVRSQSELAELLADDGLQVAQATLSRDLVELGAVRVRGKDGALVYAVPGEGGGRAPQSGVTQEILDSRLSRLCGELLVTAEASGNLVVLRTPPGAANFLALAIDHSVMPSVLGTIAGDDTILLVTRDPAGGAEVAARFLQFAHEAS